A region of the Osmia lignaria lignaria isolate PbOS001 chromosome 5, iyOsmLign1, whole genome shotgun sequence genome:
AGCAATAGTCTTTTATCTTTAGCTTTACCTTTGCTGTCGTCGTCTCCTATAAGTTTGGATTTGTCGACGCATAAACATTTGATTCTTCTAGCTGGGAATCTCGCATCAGGTCTAGCTTTTTGCAATTTCAAACCTAACGATCCAACTAAAACATGGGGTACATTCAAGGATAAACAAATAGAATTGTTACTAGTGCACGTTACAAGAGTATTAAACATATTTGTTCATATAATCGAGGATGTACAATTGACGCAAAGCAGTACAAAAACAATATTGCCATCTTCGTCAACCACGCAAACGTTATCCCCGAAGAAGAAGATAACGATTATTGAATCGAAATCGAAAGAAAAGGGGGAGAAGATCGGaagtttgaaatttggaaaagaaCAAATGGGAACGTTTACGTTGATACCTCATTACATGAGAATGTACGAAATCCTTAAAGCAGCCCACTTAAATTACTTAGCCACTCTCGAGCCGCATGCAAGTGAAATGTATTTGTCTTTGTTGAATGCAATCTTAGATGTGCTCTCGcaaattcttgaaattatatCTCTCAACGAAGTAGCCCAAATCGCAGAAGAGATTTTGTATTATCTACAGAGTACCGTGGTACTCTCACCAACCGCGACAGTTCAGTGCGTTCAGCAATTGTTGAAATGTTTATTCAGTACGAACGTATGTGCGCAATGGAACGAGTTAGATGTGCAGAAAAACACGGATAAAATGATTCTGTTTCGAGACGATCTTAGAGGATTTTACAATCATTGCTTTCAAAATCCTGCGAGACAGATGGCAGATACAATCAAGTCTATGGGTAACAATTGCAGAGGTGAAAATGAACCGGAAACTGGGTGAGTTTCTGTTCCCTAACATCGATCTAAACTATTACAGTTTGTTCAGTAGAGTTCTTTTATTTCAGATGGGTGGGACTGCTTCGTAGGAAAGGtgatagaaaattttcttcGGTCTTCAAAAATTTAGCCCATTCATCCGACCAGAAAACTTCAGTAGCCTCGTTCATTCGTCTTTTTGAGCCGATGGTCATTAAATCTTTGAAACAGTACACCGTAACGAGTAGCGTGTCGTTACAGTGTCAAGTGTTGATGCTACTTAGTCAGCTAGTCCAATTGAGAGTTAATTACTGCTTGTTGGACTCTGACAGAATATTCATTGGATTTGTATTAAAGCAATTTGAGTTTATCGAAGAAGGTCACGTACAACAGACGGAGAACCTTTTACCAAAGATCTTCAATTTCTTGGTGCATCTGTCGTACGAAAAGAATCATTCAAAAACCATAATAGGAGTTCCAAAAATAATTCAACTCTGCGACGGTCTGATGGCGAGTGGTCAAGCAGCGCTTACCCATTGTATTCCAGCTTTAGCTCCGGTGGTCGAGGATGTCTTTCTGATACGAAACGCAAGTTCGAGCCCGATAGAACAGAGAGAATTGGAGACAACGAGAGAAGTTTTAATCTCGATGCTTTTACGACTGGTGGAGTATTATCAAATCATCGAACTGCTCGCATTGTGCTTGACGGAGTCTAGATTTAGCGGTGACGGTAACGGCGAAGAAAAGTGGAGAAGATGGTCCAGATCGACAATGGATTCCGTCCTGCCCATGTTAGCGTCTGGAAAAATTCGAATAGAGTCAGAGAAAGCTCACGTAGCTTTGGTTAAACTATTCGCAGCTATTTCCCCTACAGTCTTCAGGCCAGTTGATCCTCTTCTAAAGGTACTTTTAGTTACACCCGATTCATTGGAAGCTTCCACCTTGAAGTTGAAACGATGGCTAGGAATGGTTAACGTGGTTTTACTATCTTTGATTGCCTGCGCTAAAGAGGAGGCAATGCTAGCACGACTCTCCGACCTGAGCGCAAATATGGCCGAGTTATCACAGTCGTTTCTTCTTGCAGAATCCTCTTCACGGACTATGGATCCTCTGCACGTTTTAGGCTTCCAATCTGACCAGGTTCCGCCCGAAAAGATACTAGCTAGATTCATATTCAAAGTGATCAGCTTGACAGGTTCGAAGGTTTACGATCTCCTTGGACTGATTGATCATAAACGTAAAGATCCATACGTCGGTTTCTCCGAGTCTATAGAGAACGACTACTATTTGGTCCATCAATTGGCGTTCTTTCTTCAATTGTGCATTCACATGTTCGAATCTGGAAGTCACTGCAAAGTTGCAAACGCGGCTATACAAATGATTCAAGGCCGAAATGTCCCTGAAGAAGAGAAGCTACCAATCGGTGATTTAAATTACTTGATGCTCAACATTGGACACAGGTGCCCGACGTTGACTTGTCAGTGGGCTTATCTAATGATTCTGTTAGGATACAACGAGATGACTTTTTGGTCAAAGATATTGGGCACTCGTCGTTCGGAGTATGCGGTCCACTGTTCCTCTACCGACCAGAAGAACTGTTCTAGCGACCATGCCACTAGTATTAACATTCAGATCATCAGAAAAGGTGGCATTATATTATTCTGCGATTACGTTTGCGAGAACTTGAGCGACGCCGAGCCACTGACGTGGCTGTTGGTGAACCACACCGTGGAAACGGTGAACAATGCCATCGAATCTCCCGTCAGAGATCTACTAACAGCGGCTATCCACAGAAATCCAGCGGCCAGTGGATTGTTGGTGCAAGCGATCGCTACAAAGTGTACGGATCTATCTCAACCTAGTTTCGTCAAACGATTGTTGCAGTGCATCGAAGGTGCCCATCATTCGCAAAGCGGAGCAGTTCTATTTACGTTGATACCAAGATTACTGTCCACGAAGTATCTAGCTCTGTCCAGAATGGCAGCAAAAATAGCCAGTCGAAGGGTAGAAATTTTGCTGACCTCTTCTGCCGTGGACGTGACGAAGCAGCTTTCGAAAGACGATTTTGCGAAGATCATGGAGATCCTACAGTCGACTAGGCTCGCCAAGAAACACGGAGGATTGGTCAGTCTACTGAACAAATTAGGCGTACAATATTACGATCTCTCTCCTCTGGAGCTCGATCAGTGTAGACCATTTAATCCATCCACAGTGAAGAGTATTCAACTGGATCGAAATTGGTTCTTGTCTCAGGTGAAATTGCGATGTTGCAATCCGATTGCCAGTTATAATCCATCGGAGACGGCGCAGTTGTTAAAGGACTTGGATTTCGAAGATTCTCTCAGTATTCTCTCTTCGAAGGAATTCAATATCACGATCTTGAAAGCGTGTATAATATTAGGCGTACGGACGAGCGTTGAAAAGTGCCAAAAATTAGAGTTCGGTGTAAAGCAGAACGAGAAGGACTTTAATTTCGAGACCAGCCCCCTGTACGGTGCTGCGAAGCAACGTTTATTAGAACACGTTCGCTACGTCACCGAATTAATGCCAAAACCTCATCAAGTTTACGATCCTGGCCAGCCAAATGCCAATTCGAAGGGGTTGAAGTACTCGATTCGACTCGACGAGCTTCTAAACGAACCCATTTACTGGGATATACTTTTCATGTTGATACCAGCCGTAAGGGTGTACGTAAAAACCCTGGCTAAGCTGGTGAAATACAATTTAGCGAAGATAGACAGGAAGTCTGAAGAGGATCTCGCGAAATTCGCGATTTTGTGTTTGGAATTGACCCACTGGATGTTGCATTGCGACGAGATCAGCGCGAGAAAGCTTAGACCTAAGGACATGGAGGTGGCTTTAAGCTGCGCCTCGGAGATCATGAAACATCCTGGCCCGGATAAAATCTTCTGGGACAACAGCAAGTATTCGTGGGTTTGTAGCGCTGCTGCTTCGTTAACCAGGACGGTGAAACATTTGCTAACGATGATAGACGGTTTGCCGATCATAGACTCCCGCGCTTTAGAGCCAGCATTCGAGGACGAAGGTAGCAAAGATTTTGCTCGCGCTTGCTTTAGAATGGCAGCGCTGGTTGCCTGGTTAGAACAGTGTCAAAGCGAGGGATCGTCGAAAAATATTCCTCGTTATTTGTTCAACACGATACAAGATTTAATTGTAAGCGTAAGCCGGCAACCGCTGGTCAATTCTTACGTTTTAACACCACCGCTGGTTTGGAAGCATAATTGGAACGTGGTGGGTTCTGGTCCAACCAAGTGTTTCTTCCCGTTGTTGCCGTCCGAGTCGAATTTCTTACAGGAGGTGGAGATCCTCGAGCAGTTCATTTACCGAATAAACCTGCTGGGATGGATATCTCGGTTGCAATTCGAGGAGATATGGATGGCGCTGTTGGGAGTGCTGAATCTTTTGCAGAACGAAAGTCTGCAATCCGAGGAGATCCCAGCGTTGATCCAAGCGAGTAGCCTGGCTGTGCAAGCCATCACGAGATTACTGTTGCAAACTTTGCTTCTTCCCTACCCTGGTAATCCAAGAGCTAGTACTTTGATCCATCATCCCAGGGATCCTCAGCTTTCTGTTCATAAAATAAGCTCGCAAAAGTTGTACGCGATTCAGGACCTGCTCGCGTGGAAATACGAATGTATGAACGACTCGGAGACGGTCGGTGCTCTCAGCATGGATCACATCTTTTGTCGAGGAAACGTGGAACGAGTTGCAAGCTCGAACAAATACGCTTACAGTCAGCTTTCAGTTCCTTATCTATGGTCCTCGTGTAACCTGTACGAAGACAAGCTGAACGCCTCTGTCCTCGACTTGAAGAACAGACGGAACGACGCGTTGATGTCCGCCTCGCTCGATCTAGATTCCTGTCTTCGTTTCTTGGTAGAGCTTTACACATCCTGGATGTCCCCGCAAGCAAATACACCTATACAATTGCTCACAGAAGTCGTCAAGTCTATTCTAGCGATTTCAGAACTGTTCGTGGAGAGAGGTCAGTATCAATGGATGCTGGACACCTGCTTGGAGATGTCCAGGATTCATCCTACTGAAAATGTGATTCTACATCAGTACTTGGTGGTATCTGTGTGCAAGGCTGCTGCTGTGCTAACACCATTAGTACGTAATTTGTCTTTAATTAAGTAAATTGATGTTTAAGAATCAATTATAACTCTTCTTCTGTTTTTAAGGACTTTGAAACATTGGACAAAGTGAAACGTTTGGTAGATCTAAATCTTAAGTCAGGTTTCTTACCAGCAAGAGTGTCCGCTCTTCATGGGTCATTATATTTGTTGCAAAGCGCTGTGCTTGCTAATTGCGAGGAAACGATGAACATCATACACCCTTTGGCAATTGAATACATACAGAAGCATCTGGATGCTCAAGATTCGAATGGGTGTGATATTCAAATTTCCAacacaaattttttttctttttctttcttttattaacaACTGTTTCTTGAATCAAGGGTGTTGAATCAAAGCGAAGAGCACCAAGGAGTGATGTGGGCCCTGGTGTTCTTCCTGCTGGAACACGCAGAGGACACTCCACCGGACAGTGAGGCTCCAGCCGTTCTTGAACTGGTTCTCACTTTACTCTCCTCCCAAAATATCTCCTCCAGCTTGCATCAAACGCTTTTACAGGTATCCTATTTATTTATCGAGAGtctattcatttatatttaattacgtAATTGTGATACGTTCGACAGGGCCTCGAACGACTCGTGGCGACGAAAAGCGTGGTCGGAAAAGTCGCCGAGCAAATAGTTAAGGTTGCGATAGATCGTTTGAAACAACCAAGTCCTGTGTTGTCGATACCCGCGTTACAATTGTTGCTGACTTGCATGTACACGGAAGCAGCCGACAGATTGAATCAACCAGAAGTAGAGGAACCATTACCAGACGCTGAACCAGAAGCATTGGTTCGATCGATAGAACGAACTTCCGCGATTTTTGACAAGATCAGGCGGGGACACTCGATGGAGGTGGAACTTTTGTGCACGGTTCTGTCCGGTGTGCTTGGAGATTTCTTCCCGCCGTCTGAAATTTTAACCAAAGTCATAGGAGAATTTCTATCTCCTCAACAGCCTCATCCGCGGCTACTTTCTGCTGTGGTTTTTAAAGTTCGTACATTCCATATGGAAACGGGAAGACCGTTGAATCGTTAAATATTCGTATATAATTGCTTTTTGTAGGTTTGCGAAAGAGCGTGTACTTGCGCTCAAATGGAATTGCTTCAAGACTGGGTCGTGTTCAGTCTGccaaattttattcaaagtttaCCAGTGACGATGTCAACCTGGTGTTTGTCTTGCTTCTTTATCAGCTCTTCAACGAATCATTGGCTGAGAGCCTTGTATCCTTTCTAGTTataaatcattttcaattatttcatttgtttGCTGAAAATTTCCTTAACGCGTTCTAATCAGATTTCCGTATGTTCAATCAAGAATCGGTAAATACGAATACGAGGATAAAAAAATACTCTGCATCGCTGCTTCTGATTTTTATCACAAGGTATAAGAGTGTTTCGAGAATAAGGTTGACAATTGTTGAACAAACTTCACGATATTAAtaggatatttttattttttatcagttAGCTAAAGAAACTCAAAGGAAAGCTTTCGTGGAAACATTTGAAGCAGCAGCAAAGGAACCTGGAACTCCATTTGGTGACATTTTAGCGTCCTTTTAGCTAGTCTTACGATTGATCGTCTCGATCCAAGAAAGTTGAATCAAAACTAGAGGTATTCGTCGAAACGATACATCTAATTCCCCTTGTAAAATCGATGTACAATCATAACACGGTCGTGACGTGTCGCGTGTACAGTGTATGTATGTgatgatatttattttacctCCTGTCCCGTCGAGAAGAACTTGTTTtgcaataaacaatattttttaaatactccTTTTATCATGTATTTCGAACATTTCTGTCTTGTACATTTTTCAGATTATTAGGATAAATTAATCGTTTTACTTCTTTTATGCTTCCTTCTCAtctgttttatataaaaatagatgTGAAATGTAGCGTAATAAAAGATTTCGACGAAAGATAATACGCTAGCTCCAAGATACAATCCTGCAGCTCCGCCCACGCCAGCTAGAATACATTTATTCCTTTCATTCTAATaaggtatacatatattgttTCTTATTATATTCATAAATACGTACTTAAAAAATCAGAGAATCCATAGAACAACAGTCGATTGTAAATTACTTGAGGAAATTCGATGATCAAAGTTATAATTGATAAATTTGTCGGTGTGTCGGATCTAAAAtgatcaaataattattttatttatctatttcataagaattcatttttgatacattacAATTCGCTTATTTCAGTGCTTCTGATCAGATAAAAGCCGATATTGCATTTCGGAAGGCAGTCGCAAGAAAGAGGTGGATATTTGTATAGGAAAAGGTGCCTCGTTATACCACCGATGCATCGAAGTTGGGTAGCATTGCAAGTATTCACACCTTCTACaaaagaattcttttatttttcttttattattcgtGTAACGATTGATTAATCGAATACCTT
Encoded here:
- the htt gene encoding huntingtin, producing MATLNNVLKAIEALKSTQESNNVLSDLNTRKDKLACCMTIAEGMCSPSVKLASKFPQILSLSIETLLKLCNDDESDVRMVADETLNKIIRAMADSNVVKVQIELYNEIKRNGPARTLRAALWRFGLLSHMIRPTRGKAYVSNLIPCIICIARRSEESVIETLSQSLPLIMKALGPFMTDNDVKTLLKAFFGNVSSVQAAFRRAAANMILATCLNCRKPQFFLNYVLKHLLGVIVPISEDEGRVAAIIGTFGCIRIILPHLCKPSELEDDDSVQTDSLLQVYELCLHYTKWHFDHNVINAVLETLTQLLKSPPKALVSVLLSKQGISHSRIALNQDETVLSLSQMSTSSTTIACGENPEFNLHLLDSDIPEINPKIEKWILDSETVPPLAQNSQTQKECSNNIIEMKGKILENYSGLKIGVIDNEAIEEGSDVGSEIGKSEKIYSSLQNEAKEVDCSEEIASSIASPKKLSLDFSQREIDVGSFTDSDIPLKFCCRYLVSSFLLTGYAGRVMPDKYFRVSVKSLALNCVAYILKLCPNLFLIPVAKESKSIENEQMITDILLFANHSDPQIRGNISIIIGTFLKSVYTQYGGSFNSFEKDISNKKVHEVISLDNLIKLLLKGLEDDSATTCRQTLTAFSLCLPELLESVDNKHGITVLTALPQLVKNPYFLVKIKLVELLSEISYVTIEHITGGSMFQEHFIDVIMTLLGDQDQRIRHAASDAIVKSVPLLYFQQPQEDVVTRKAVQYTEQFLSAVSKSSVELSSCQEKQKLFLNTSMQPFASLNSSNAANYRPNVEYSLSVIVNMLAEILGVQSSKYLVYGCCEALYHLSDVYTTTVYIRGWDCISPKTLLKRSHKKSGSRLDISESTFASDAIPSTVSNSLLSLALPLLSSSPISLDLSTHKHLILLAGNLASGLAFCNFKPNDPTKTWGTFKDKQIELLLVHVTRVLNIFVHIIEDVQLTQSSTKTILPSSSTTQTLSPKKKITIIESKSKEKGEKIGSLKFGKEQMGTFTLIPHYMRMYEILKAAHLNYLATLEPHASEMYLSLLNAILDVLSQILEIISLNEVAQIAEEILYYLQSTVVLSPTATVQCVQQLLKCLFSTNVCAQWNELDVQKNTDKMILFRDDLRGFYNHCFQNPARQMADTIKSMGNNCRGENEPETGWVGLLRRKGDRKFSSVFKNLAHSSDQKTSVASFIRLFEPMVIKSLKQYTVTSSVSLQCQVLMLLSQLVQLRVNYCLLDSDRIFIGFVLKQFEFIEEGHVQQTENLLPKIFNFLVHLSYEKNHSKTIIGVPKIIQLCDGLMASGQAALTHCIPALAPVVEDVFLIRNASSSPIEQRELETTREVLISMLLRLVEYYQIIELLALCLTESRFSGDGNGEEKWRRWSRSTMDSVLPMLASGKIRIESEKAHVALVKLFAAISPTVFRPVDPLLKVLLVTPDSLEASTLKLKRWLGMVNVVLLSLIACAKEEAMLARLSDLSANMAELSQSFLLAESSSRTMDPLHVLGFQSDQVPPEKILARFIFKVISLTGSKVYDLLGLIDHKRKDPYVGFSESIENDYYLVHQLAFFLQLCIHMFESGSHCKVANAAIQMIQGRNVPEEEKLPIGDLNYLMLNIGHRCPTLTCQWAYLMILLGYNEMTFWSKILGTRRSEYAVHCSSTDQKNCSSDHATSINIQIIRKGGIILFCDYVCENLSDAEPLTWLLVNHTVETVNNAIESPVRDLLTAAIHRNPAASGLLVQAIATKCTDLSQPSFVKRLLQCIEGAHHSQSGAVLFTLIPRLLSTKYLALSRMAAKIASRRVEILLTSSAVDVTKQLSKDDFAKIMEILQSTRLAKKHGGLVSLLNKLGVQYYDLSPLELDQCRPFNPSTVKSIQLDRNWFLSQVKLRCCNPIASYNPSETAQLLKDLDFEDSLSILSSKEFNITILKACIILGVRTSVEKCQKLEFGVKQNEKDFNFETSPLYGAAKQRLLEHVRYVTELMPKPHQVYDPGQPNANSKGLKYSIRLDELLNEPIYWDILFMLIPAVRVYVKTLAKLVKYNLAKIDRKSEEDLAKFAILCLELTHWMLHCDEISARKLRPKDMEVALSCASEIMKHPGPDKIFWDNSKYSWVCSAAASLTRTVKHLLTMIDGLPIIDSRALEPAFEDEGSKDFARACFRMAALVAWLEQCQSEGSSKNIPRYLFNTIQDLIVSVSRQPLVNSYVLTPPLVWKHNWNVVGSGPTKCFFPLLPSESNFLQEVEILEQFIYRINLLGWISRLQFEEIWMALLGVLNLLQNESLQSEEIPALIQASSLAVQAITRLLLQTLLLPYPGNPRASTLIHHPRDPQLSVHKISSQKLYAIQDLLAWKYECMNDSETVGALSMDHIFCRGNVERVASSNKYAYSQLSVPYLWSSCNLYEDKLNASVLDLKNRRNDALMSASLDLDSCLRFLVELYTSWMSPQANTPIQLLTEVVKSILAISELFVERGQYQWMLDTCLEMSRIHPTENVILHQYLVVSVCKAAAVLTPLDFETLDKVKRLVDLNLKSGFLPARVSALHGSLYLLQSAVLANCEETMNIIHPLAIEYIQKHLDAQDSNGVLNQSEEHQGVMWALVFFLLEHAEDTPPDSEAPAVLELVLTLLSSQNISSSLHQTLLQGLERLVATKSVVGKVAEQIVKVAIDRLKQPSPVLSIPALQLLLTCMYTEAADRLNQPEVEEPLPDAEPEALVRSIERTSAIFDKIRRGHSMEVELLCTVLSGVLGDFFPPSEILTKVIGEFLSPQQPHPRLLSAVVFKVCERACTCAQMELLQDWVVFSLPNFIQSLPVTMSTWCLSCFFISSSTNHWLRALFPYVQSRIGKYEYEDKKILCIAASDFYHKLAKETQRKAFVETFEAAAKEPGTPFGDILASF